From Miscanthus floridulus cultivar M001 chromosome 15, ASM1932011v1, whole genome shotgun sequence, the proteins below share one genomic window:
- the LOC136507854 gene encoding lysine-rich arabinogalactan protein 19-like, which produces MHARTIPSPHSLTAPASAAPRSSRHPRAAAPSPRAAPLVPARRARARHTRPPAAAPKPPPPAKFGPLAAPVTTPHATPPATPRLRAAPRTPARPRRPLPPAARRLDSSRPHPTPVPARRRRRLPRLAPGVPHPAPSPARRRRRLQRPASCAVPR; this is translated from the coding sequence ATGCACGCACGCACAATCCCGTCCCCTCACTCCCTCACCGCCCCTGCTAGCGCCGCCCCCCGCTCTTCCCGTCATCCTCGCGCCGCCGCGCCTTCTCCCCGCGCTGCCCCGCTCGTGCCCGCCCGCCGTGCTCGCGCCCGGCACACTCGCCCGCCCGCCGCGGCCCCGAAGCCGCCTCCACCGGCAAAGTTTGGCCCGCTGGCCGCCCCCGTCACTACCCCGCACGCCACCCCGCCTGCAACGCCGCGCCTGCGTGCCGCCCCGCGCAcgcccgcccgcccacgccgGCCGCTCCCTCCGGCGGCCCGCCGCCTGGACTCGTCTCGCCCGCACCCGACGCCCgtccccgcgcgccgacgacgcaggctcccgcggctggcccccggcgtcccgcacccggcgccctcccccgcgcgccgacgacgcaggctccagCGCCCGGCCTCCTGTGCAGTACCTAGGTAA